A genomic region of Rhodococcus oxybenzonivorans contains the following coding sequences:
- a CDS encoding LuxR C-terminal-related transcriptional regulator, with amino-acid sequence MTSVPGSTPDPVGEPPRRPRLTPRELEILRLWLRSESKAIAASDLGISMGTINTHLIRIRAKYAAVGRPVTDKSGLLIRALQDGLVSLAEL; translated from the coding sequence ATGACTTCTGTTCCTGGCTCCACGCCAGATCCTGTCGGGGAACCGCCACGGCGGCCCCGGTTGACACCGCGCGAGCTGGAGATCCTGCGCCTATGGCTGCGGAGTGAATCGAAGGCTATTGCCGCATCCGACCTCGGAATCAGCATGGGCACGATCAACACCCACCTGATCCGGATCCGGGCGAAGTACGCGGCCGTCGGGCGCCCCGTTACCGACAAGTCCGGCCTGCTGATCCGGGCGCTGCAGGACGGGCTAGTCTCTCTCGCCGAGCTCTGA